The proteins below come from a single Microtus pennsylvanicus isolate mMicPen1 chromosome 13, mMicPen1.hap1, whole genome shotgun sequence genomic window:
- the Trim32 gene encoding E3 ubiquitin-protein ligase TRIM32, protein MAAAAAASHLNLDALREVLECPICMESFTEEQLRPKLLHCGHTICRQCLEKLLASSINGVRCPFCSKITRITSLTQLTDNLTVLKIIDTAGLSEAVGLLMCRACGRRLPRQFCRSCGLVLCEPCREADHQPPGHCTLPVKEAAEERRRDFGEKLTRLRELTGELQRRKVALEGVSRDLQARYKAVLQEYGHEERRVQEELARSRKFFTGSLAEVEKSNSQVVEEQSYLLNIAEVQAVSRCDYFLAKIKQADVALLEETADEEEPELTASLPRELTLQDVELLKVGHVGPLQIGQAVKKPRTVNMEDSWAMEGATASAASASVTFREVDMSPEEVVASPRASPAKQRSSEAGSSIQQCLFLKKMGAKGSTPGMFNLPVSLYVTSQSEVLVADRGNYRIQVFNRKGFLKEIRRSPSGIDSFVLSFLGADLPNLTPLSVAMNCHGLIGVTDSYDNSLKVYTLDGHCVACHRSQLSKPWGVTALPSGQFVVTDVEGGKLWCFTVDRGAGVVKYSCLCSAVRPKFVTCDAEGTVYFTQGLGLNVENRQNEHHLEGGFSIGSVGPDGQLGRQISHFFSENEDFRCIAGMCVDARGDLIVADSSRKEILHFPKGGGYSVLIREGLTCPVGIALTPKGQLLVLDCWDHCVKIYSYHLRRYSTP, encoded by the coding sequence ATGGCCGCTGCAGCAGCAGCTTCGCATCTGAACCTGGATGCTCTCCGGGAAGTGCTAGAATGCCCCATCTGCATGGAGTCTTTCACTGAAGAGCAGCTGCGGCCCAAGCTGCTGCACTGTGGCCATACCATCTGCCGCCAGTGCCTGGAGAAGCTCCTGGCCAGTAGCATCAACGGCGTCCGCTGTCCCTTTTGCAGCAAGATTACTCGCATCACCAGCCTGACTCAGCTGACGGATAACCTGACCGTGCTGAAGATCATCGACACAGCGGGGCTCAGTGAGGCCGTAGGTCTGCTCATGTGCCGAGCTTGTGGCCGGAGGCTGCCTCGACAGTTCTGCAGAAGCTGTGGGTTGGTGTTGTGTGAGCCCTGCCGGGAGGCAGATCACCAGCCCCCTGGCCACTGTACACTCCCTGTCAAGGAGGCGGCTGAGGAACGGCGGAGGGACTTCGGGGAGAAGTTGACTCGCCTACGGGAACTTACGGGAGAGCTGCAGAGGCGGAAGGTAGCCTTGGAAGGTGTCTCCAGGGACCTTCAGGCAAGGTATAAGGCTGTTCTTCAAGAGTATGGCCACGAAGAGCGCAGGGTCCAGGAAGAGCTAGCCCGCTCTCGGAAGTTCTTCACAGGCTCTCTGGCCGAGGTTGAGAAGTCCAACAGTCAGGTGGTAGAGGAACAGAGCTACCTGCTCAACATCGCAGAGGTGCAGGCCGTGTCTCGCTGTGACTACTTTCTAGCCAAGATCAAGCAGGCtgatgtagccctgctggaggagACGGCAGACGAGGAGGAGCCGGAGCTCACTGCCAGCCTGCCCCGGGAGCTTACCCTGCAAGATGTGGAGCTCCTTAAAGTAGGGCACGTCGGGCCTCTGCAGATCGGGCAGGCTGTGAAGAAACCCCGGACAGTGAACATGGAAGACTCGTGGGCAATGGAGGGGGCAACAGCATCTGCTGCCTCCGCCTCTGTCACCTTTAGAGAAGTGGACATGAGCCCTGAGGAAGTGGTTGCCAGCCCTAGGGCCTCCCCTGCCAAGCAGCGGAGTTCTGAGGCAGGCTCCAGTATCCAGCAGTGTCTCTTTCTCAAGAAGATGGGGGCAAAGGGTAGCACCCCAGGCATGTTCAATCTTCCAGTCAGTCTCTACGTGACCAGTCAGAGTGAGGTGCTGGTCGCTGACCGTGGCAACTATCGCATCCAAGTGTTCAATCGCAAAGGCTTTCTGAAGGAGATCCGCCGCAGCCCCAGCGGCATCGACAGCTTTGTGCTAAGCTTCCTCGGAGCCGATTTGCCCAATCTCACGCCTCTCTCAGTGGCCATGAACTGCCATGGGCTGATCGGTGTGACTGACAGCTATGACAACTCCCTTAAAGTCTACACCCTGGATGGCCACTGCGTGGCCTGTCACAGGAGCCAGCTGAGCAAACCGTGGGGCGTCACAGCCCTACCGTCTGGCCAGTTTGTGGTGACTGACGTGGAAGGTGGGAAGCTTTGGTGTTTCACGGTGGACCGAGGAGCAGGAGTCGTCAAGTACagctgtctctgcagtgctgtgaGGCCCAAGTTTGTCACCTGTGATGCCGAAGGCACCGTCTACTTCACCCAGGGTTTGGGTCTCAACGTGGAAAACCGGCAGAATGAACACCACCTGGAGGGTGGTTTCTCCATTGGCTCCGTGGGCCCTGACGGGCAGCTGGGCCGGCAGATCAGTCACTTCTTCTCGGAAAATGAGGATTTCCGCTGCATCgctggcatgtgtgtggatgctcgcGGTGACCTCATTGTGGCTGATAGCAGCCGCAAGGAAATTCTCCACTTTCCCAAGGGTGGGGGCTACAGCGTTCTGATTCGAGAGGGTCTTACCTGTCCAGTGGGCATTGCCCTCACGCCTAAGGGGCAGCTGCTGGTCCTGGACTGTTGGGATCACTGCGTCAAGATCTACAGCTACCATCTGAGAAGATATTCCACTCCTTAA